A window of Babesia microti strain RI chromosome III, complete genome contains these coding sequences:
- a CDS encoding BMN2 family (overlaps_old_locusTagID:BBM_III04840): protein MIKFNIDKIILISLILLLNGTVVYCVDTNGGSLRESQPVPTKSSIGNTIRNRYNDNVISARFYLDYYGPDKFSKREIAYYVMMADGIKLKHPNKIDKIKFSNYTIEFDDDAKLPIGDIIIIYIYICKHYNPVLIQFCVYIKGSLCHYFYSLNNDKNKWSNHKIKYDNIFKEYTDKNGTIYYKYSGHQDSYIIDEYQSEDETLARIHCNEEKCAKVDTIERNNLEIYLK from the coding sequence atgataaaatttaacatagataaaataatattaatcaGTTTAATACTATTATTGAATGGTACTGTAGTGTATTGTGTGGATACAAATGGTGGCTCATTAAGGGAATCACAACCAGTACCAACTAAAAGTAGCATTGGTAATACTATTCGAAATAGATACAATGACAATGTAATTTCTGCTAGGTTTTATTTGGATTATTATGGCCCTGATAAGTTTTCAAAAAGAGAAATTGCATACTATGTAATGATGGCAGATGGAATCAAATTAAAAcatccaaataaaattgacaaaatcaaattttccaattatacaattgaatttgatgatgaTGCCAAATTACCAATCGGcgatattattattatatacatttatatttgcaAGCATTATAATCCAgtattaattcaattttgtgtGTATATTAAGGGATCTCTCTGTCATTACTTTTATTCAttgaataatgataaaaataaatggagtaatcacaaaataaaatatgataatattttcaaagaATATACTGACAAGAATGGtactatttattataaatactcAGGTCATCAAGATAGTTATATCATTGATGAATATCAATCTGAGGATGAAACATTAGCAAGAATACATTGTAATGAAGAAAAATGTGCAAAAGTAGATACAATTGAGCgtaataatttggaaatttatctgaaataa